Proteins encoded together in one Aliidongia dinghuensis window:
- a CDS encoding ABC transporter substrate-binding protein has product MKANIDRRRFGVAALAAALLTLGTPVLAQTRGGDVVVAQQAQPPSLDAMTTFAQAARNITMHVFETLYTRGETGAVIPELATDETTSPDLQTYTFHLRKGVKFHNGKEMTGVDVKASLERYAKVGASAQLLATVSGIDVPDPYTVVVHLKQPVPAFLDFISTPRAPMVIMPAEEAAKEPNKIALIGTGPYQFVEYKPDSYVKLKRFDGYVPNGQFSGPDGFGGKKTPYFDTVTFRFMPESGARAAALQTGEVQALEQLAVADAERLKTDQNVKLYQMMPWAFQVFFLNANDGPTKNLKFREAVRAALGNEEIMAIATDGLFRLTHGWQHPGTEYFAGDVGKDKYNLNDPELAKRLLKEAGYKGEPFTLVTDNSFKNDNDASVVASQQLQAVGINVKLQVADWPTSIAMRQKPVGWNMFPIFIGVEPWEGPYSTTTFFTGKDNWQQHVDSELEADADKLNSSPSLDDRKAAFAAFQQRLIDQVYAIKLGDLGIYQATRANVANYKPFRIPRMWDVWFK; this is encoded by the coding sequence ATGAAGGCAAACATTGACCGGCGCCGGTTCGGCGTCGCGGCGCTGGCGGCTGCCCTGCTCACGCTCGGCACGCCGGTCCTGGCGCAAACCCGCGGCGGTGACGTCGTCGTGGCCCAGCAGGCGCAGCCGCCGAGCCTCGACGCGATGACGACCTTCGCCCAGGCCGCGCGCAACATCACGATGCATGTCTTCGAGACGCTCTATACACGCGGCGAGACCGGTGCGGTGATCCCGGAACTCGCCACGGACGAGACGACCTCACCCGATCTGCAAACCTACACGTTCCACCTGCGCAAGGGCGTCAAGTTCCATAACGGCAAGGAGATGACCGGCGTCGACGTGAAGGCGTCGCTCGAGCGCTATGCCAAGGTCGGCGCCTCGGCCCAGCTGCTCGCGACCGTCTCCGGCATCGACGTGCCCGACCCCTATACCGTCGTGGTCCATCTGAAGCAGCCGGTGCCGGCGTTCCTCGATTTCATCAGCACGCCGCGCGCGCCGATGGTGATCATGCCGGCCGAGGAGGCGGCGAAGGAGCCGAACAAGATCGCGCTCATCGGCACCGGCCCCTACCAGTTCGTCGAATACAAGCCGGACAGCTACGTCAAGCTGAAGCGCTTCGATGGCTATGTGCCGAACGGCCAGTTCTCTGGGCCGGACGGCTTCGGCGGCAAGAAGACGCCTTATTTCGACACGGTCACCTTCCGTTTCATGCCGGAATCGGGCGCCCGCGCCGCGGCGCTGCAGACCGGCGAGGTCCAGGCGCTGGAACAGCTCGCCGTCGCCGACGCGGAGCGGCTCAAGACCGACCAGAACGTCAAGCTCTACCAGATGATGCCCTGGGCCTTTCAGGTCTTCTTCCTCAACGCCAACGACGGGCCGACCAAGAACCTCAAGTTCCGCGAGGCGGTGCGCGCAGCACTCGGCAACGAGGAGATCATGGCGATCGCGACCGACGGGCTGTTCCGGCTCACGCACGGCTGGCAGCACCCGGGCACGGAATATTTCGCGGGCGACGTCGGCAAGGACAAGTACAACCTCAATGACCCGGAGCTGGCCAAGCGGCTCCTGAAGGAGGCCGGCTACAAGGGCGAGCCGTTCACGCTCGTCACCGACAACAGCTTCAAGAACGACAACGACGCCTCGGTCGTGGCGAGCCAGCAGCTCCAGGCGGTCGGCATCAACGTCAAGCTGCAGGTGGCCGACTGGCCGACCTCGATCGCCATGCGGCAGAAGCCCGTCGGTTGGAACATGTTCCCGATCTTCATCGGCGTCGAGCCGTGGGAGGGACCGTACAGCACCACGACCTTCTTCACCGGCAAGGACAATTGGCAGCAGCATGTCGATAGCGAGCTCGAGGCGGACGCCGACAAGCTCAATTCCTCGCCCTCGCTCGACGACCGCAAGGCGGCGTTCGCCGCCTTCCAGCAGCGCCTCATCGACCAGGTCTACGCGATCAAGCTCGGCGACCTCGGCATCTACCAGGCGACGCGGGCGAACGTCGCCAACTACAAGCCGTTCCGCATCCCCCGGATGTGGGACGTCTGGTTCAAGTAG
- a CDS encoding class II aldolase/adducin family protein → MTVSAEDEWQARCDLAAVFRVLARLGMNEQIANHNSVMLPGSRDLFLINPRGLHFREITASKLILCDLEGRVLKGAGELRKVAFHIHAKIHLNHPQATCILHVHPQYLTALSMAKGGKLELAHQNSLTLYDRIAYDDTHNGPVLSDDEGERVARVLGERTILLMANHGVTVVGPSIHEAFDELYMAERTCMYQMTATAAGLPLAVLRDDLRDRYTGPWGERFDARLHLDAWRRMLDREEPDYAT, encoded by the coding sequence TTGACAGTCTCGGCAGAGGATGAGTGGCAGGCGCGGTGCGACCTCGCCGCCGTATTCCGTGTTCTCGCGCGGCTCGGCATGAACGAGCAGATTGCCAATCACAACAGCGTCATGTTGCCGGGTAGCCGCGACCTGTTCCTGATCAATCCTCGCGGTTTGCATTTTCGCGAGATCACCGCGAGCAAGCTTATCCTCTGCGACCTCGAGGGGCGGGTGCTGAAAGGCGCGGGCGAGCTGCGCAAAGTGGCGTTCCACATCCATGCCAAGATTCATCTGAACCATCCGCAGGCGACCTGCATCCTGCATGTCCATCCGCAATACCTGACCGCGCTCTCGATGGCGAAGGGCGGCAAGCTCGAGCTCGCCCATCAGAACAGCCTGACGCTCTATGACCGGATCGCCTACGACGACACGCACAACGGGCCGGTGCTGAGCGACGACGAGGGCGAGCGTGTGGCGCGCGTGCTGGGTGAGCGCACGATCCTGCTGATGGCCAATCACGGTGTCACGGTCGTCGGCCCATCGATCCACGAGGCCTTCGACGAGCTCTACATGGCCGAGCGGACCTGCATGTACCAGATGACCGCGACGGCCGCCGGCCTGCCGCTCGCGGTCCTGCGGGATGATCTGCGCGATCGCTACACCGGCCCTTGGGGCGAGCGGTTCGATGCGCGCCTGCATCTCGACGCCTGGCGCCGGATGCTCGACCGGGAAGAGCCGGACTATGCGACCTGA
- a CDS encoding NAD-dependent succinate-semialdehyde dehydrogenase, which produces MSYDAPLLFIDGCWLPVDGRDTSPVINPATEEVLAHLPHASPADLDRALEAARRGYALWRKTSAYDRARLLRRAAELVRERVEHIATLLTLEEGKVLAEARLEVLAAADNIDWCAEEGRRSYGRIIPPRADGSRYLVLREPIGPVAAFSPWNFPATTPTRKIAAALAAGCSCIIKPSEETPATCLAIARAFDDAGLPKGVLNVVFGVPAEISTRLIASDVIRKISFTGSTAVGKQLAGLAATGAKRATMELGGHGPVIVFDDAAVDEAARLTIAGKFRNAGQVCAAPTRFFVHSSIHDRFVDRVSELANELVVGNGLDPATQMGPLANPRRMAAMDRLIGDALDRGARLAAGGGRIGNRGFFWQPTVLTDVPMAAQIMSEEPFGPVILTRRFDDFDTVIAEANGLAYALAAYAFTTSVRTATAVADALECGLVGINTYAINVPETPFGGVKESGYGSEGGTEGLDAYLSTKFVHQA; this is translated from the coding sequence ATGTCTTACGATGCGCCGCTTCTGTTCATCGATGGCTGTTGGCTGCCGGTTGATGGGCGTGACACCAGTCCCGTGATCAATCCTGCGACCGAGGAAGTGCTTGCGCACCTGCCGCACGCCTCTCCGGCGGACCTCGATCGTGCGCTGGAAGCGGCGCGGCGCGGTTACGCCCTGTGGCGCAAGACGTCGGCCTATGATCGAGCCCGGCTATTGCGCCGCGCCGCCGAACTGGTCCGCGAGCGTGTCGAACATATCGCGACGCTGTTGACGCTCGAGGAAGGCAAGGTGCTGGCCGAGGCGAGGCTTGAGGTGCTGGCTGCCGCGGACAATATCGACTGGTGCGCCGAAGAAGGCCGGCGCAGCTACGGTCGCATCATACCGCCACGAGCCGACGGATCGCGCTACCTGGTCCTGCGGGAGCCGATCGGCCCGGTTGCCGCCTTCTCGCCGTGGAATTTTCCCGCCACCACGCCGACGCGCAAGATCGCGGCGGCACTTGCTGCCGGCTGCTCCTGCATCATCAAGCCGTCGGAGGAGACGCCGGCCACGTGCCTGGCAATCGCCCGCGCGTTCGATGACGCTGGGCTGCCCAAGGGGGTTCTTAATGTCGTGTTCGGCGTCCCCGCCGAAATCTCGACCCGCCTGATTGCCTCCGATGTCATTCGCAAGATCTCGTTCACCGGCTCCACAGCCGTCGGCAAGCAATTGGCCGGGCTCGCCGCGACGGGTGCGAAGCGTGCGACGATGGAGCTGGGCGGGCATGGGCCGGTGATCGTGTTCGACGATGCGGCCGTCGATGAGGCGGCAAGGCTCACCATCGCCGGCAAGTTCCGCAATGCCGGGCAGGTGTGTGCTGCCCCGACGCGCTTCTTCGTCCATTCGAGCATCCACGACCGTTTCGTCGACCGCGTGTCGGAACTGGCCAATGAGTTGGTGGTCGGCAACGGGCTCGATCCGGCAACCCAGATGGGGCCGCTCGCCAATCCCCGGCGGATGGCGGCGATGGATCGCCTCATCGGCGACGCGCTCGACCGCGGAGCCCGGCTTGCGGCCGGCGGCGGCCGGATCGGCAATCGCGGCTTCTTCTGGCAGCCGACCGTGCTCACCGACGTGCCGATGGCGGCTCAGATCATGAGCGAAGAGCCGTTCGGCCCAGTGATTCTCACCCGGCGGTTCGACGATTTCGACACGGTGATCGCCGAGGCGAACGGTCTTGCCTATGCCTTGGCGGCCTATGCCTTCACCACCTCCGTCCGAACCGCTACGGCGGTCGCGGATGCGCTGGAATGCGGGCTCGTCGGCATCAATACCTATGCGATCAATGTTCCGGAGACGCCGTTCGGCGGCGTCAAGGAGAGCGGCTACGGGAGCGAAGGCGGTACGGAAGGGCTCGATGCCTATCTCAGCACCAAGTTCGTCCATCAAGCCTGA